A single window of Ovis canadensis isolate MfBH-ARS-UI-01 breed Bighorn chromosome 15, ARS-UI_OviCan_v2, whole genome shotgun sequence DNA harbors:
- the TIMM10B gene encoding mitochondrial import inner membrane translocase subunit Tim10 B gives MEQQQQQQQQQLRNLRDFLLVYNRMTELCFQRCVPSLHHRALDAEEEACLHSCAGKLIHSNHRLMATYVQLMPALVQRRMADYEAASAVPRAAAEQLETSPSGSSPSANLGKGGAG, from the exons AtggagcagcaacagcagcagcagcagcagcaattgagAAAC CTGCGGGACTTCCTTTTGGTCTACAATCGGATGACGGAACTCTGCTTCCAGCGCTGCGTGCCCAGCCTGCACCACCGAGCTCTGGATGCTGAGGAG GAGGCATGTCTGCACAGCTGTGCCGGGAAGCTGATCCATTCTAATCACCGCCTCATGGCCACTTACGTGCAGCTCATGCCTGCCCTGGTACAGCGCCGCATGGCAGACTACGAGGCTGCCTCAGCTGTGCCACGTGCTGCTGCTGAGCAACTGGAAACCTCACCCTCCGGCAGCTCGCCATCCGCAAACCTCGGGAAAGGAGGCGCTGGATGA